ACATCCCCGTGCTGGCCGGCCAGTTGCACCATCGGTTCAACGCCCTCGGGCACCAGCCGCACGCTGACGCTACCGCCAGGATCGCGCCCGCCATTCTGCTCCACCGTCAGCAGTGCGCAGGTGCCGTATTGCGCGTTCTGGCAGGCGCTACGCACCGCGGTGATGCGCTCGCCGATCTGATCGGCAGGCAGTTCGATGCGGACATCGTGTTCATAGGCCAGTGCCGCACCGGAGGGAACCGGCGCCGGCGGTGCCGCAGCGCCGCCATCCGCAGCCATGTCGCCCTGCGGCCGCGCGCAGCCCGCCACCATCCACCCGATCAGCAACAGCGCCGCATACCGCGGCATGCCGGGCCTCACAGGCGGGCCCCATCGACCTTCTGCACGCTCAGCGTGGACAGATCCAGGTCGGGAATGCAGCGCACGTTGACGGCGACATTGGCTTCCCCGGTCTTGGGGTTGGCGCCCTCGCTGAACGGCGCAATGCCGCACGCTGCGCAGTAGTGATGCGCAATATGCTGCCGATTGAAGCGATAGCTGCCCAACTCCTGCGCGACCGCGTGCAGCTGCAACTGTGAGCGCGCGCCAAACCACAGCAGCCCGCCGCGACGGCGGCACAACGAGCAGTTGCAATCGTAGACTTCGGTGATCGGCACATCGGTTTCGAGCTCGAACGCGATGCGTCCGCAATGACAGCTGCCGGCGTACTGCATGGGTTTGCTCCTTGGAAAAGGATGCGATTGGGACATGACTCAGGAACCATGGACCGTTGTCAATGCACCACCGGCCCTGGGTGAGGCCAGCTGCAGTGCCGCTGCGGCAACAGCATGCGGTCGCG
The window above is part of the Xanthomonas cassavae CFBP 4642 genome. Proteins encoded here:
- a CDS encoding GFA family protein, producing MQYAGSCHCGRIAFELETDVPITEVYDCNCSLCRRRGGLLWFGARSQLQLHAVAQELGSYRFNRQHIAHHYCAACGIAPFSEGANPKTGEANVAVNVRCIPDLDLSTLSVQKVDGARL